AAGCCTGAATAAATGCAACAAATAAAGGATTTGGTGCAAAAGGTTTACTTTTAAATTCCGGATGAAACTGGCAACCTATAAACCACGGATGCATATTATCAGGAAGTTCTATAATTTCTGCAAGATTTTTTGCTTTATAAACACCGGATACTATTAATCCTTTTTCTTCCAATATAGGTCTATATTTCGGATTTAATTCAAATCTATGTCTATGTCTTTCTGAAATCTCTTCTTGTTTATAAATTGAGTATGCTTTTGTTCCTGGTTTTATATGACATTTATAAGCTCCAAGCCTCATTGTTCCGCCTTTTTTATCTACTTCTTTTTGTTCAGGCATTATATCTATAACCGGATGAGGTGTATCTATTCTAAATTCTGTTGAGTTTGCATCTTTTAAGCCGGCCACATTTCTTGCAAATTCTATAACTGCTATCTGCATTCCAAGACATATACCAAAATACGGGATTTTATTTTCCCTTGCAAATTTTGCAGTTAATATCTTTCCTTCTACTCCCCTTTCTCCAAAACCTCCCGGAACAAGGATACCATCAAATTTATTTAGCTGCTCAACATTTTCTTCATTTATCTCGTCTGCATTAATCCAACTAATATTTACTTTTGTTTTGGTAGGGATTTGGGCATGGATTAATGCTTCATATATACTTTTATAAGCATCTTTAAGCTGAACATATTTACCTACAATTGCAATATTCACCTCTTTTTCAAGCTTAGATAAAGTATTTACTATTTTTTTCCATTTTGATAAATCAGGCTCTCTATATTCAATATTTAGATTTTTTGCAATTACTTTATCTAATCCTTCTTTTTTCAGATATAAAGGAATTTCATAAATAATATTTAAATCCGGTGCAGAAAATACAGCATCTTCATCTACATTTGTAAATAATGCTATTTTTTTCTTTATGCTTTTTGGAAGGGGAATTTCAGCTCTTCCTATTAAAATATCTGGCTGTATTCCGATAGCTCTTAGCTCTTTTACAGAATGCTGGGTTGGTTTTGTTTTTAACTCTCCTGCTACCGATATATAAGGAACATAAGTTAAATGAATATAAACAACATTAGATTTACCTTTTTCAAGCCCAATCTGTCTAATTGCTTCTAAAAATGGTAAACTTTCTATATCTCCTACTGTTCCACCAATTTCTACAATAGATATATCATAACCTTCAGATGCTTTTTCTATGGCTTTTTTTATCTCATTAGTAAAATGTGGAATAACTTGAACAGTTGCCCCTAAGAATGCTCCTCTTCTTTCTTTTTCAAGTAAGTTATGATAAAGCTTTCCTGATGTTGTATTGTTATATTTTGTTAAAACTGCATTTGTAAATCTTTCATAATGACCTAAATCTAAATCTGTTTCTGCTCCATCTTCAGTTACATATACTTCTCCATGTTGATAAGGGTTCATTGTTCCTGGGTCAATATTTAAGTATGGGTCTAATTTTAAAAATGTTATTTTATAACCCATTGCTTCAAGAATAGAACCAATACTTGCAGATGTTACTCCTTTTCCAAGTGAAGAAAGAACACCACCAGTTATAAAGATATATTTCACTTTTTGCTCCTTCTTTAAAAAATTTTGAACTGATATATTTTATCAAAAATTGAGAATTGAGATTTAATACTTTTTACTATGATTATATTAGTAATTTAATTTAGATTTCTCCGGTATCTATTAATTCCTTTAACTCTTCATTCCATTCTTTTATCTGAATACCAAGCTCTTTGCATATTTTATCATTACTCATAGCTGAAAATCTTGGTCTTTTAGCAGGTAAGTTAAAATCTTGTTGATAAGCAGGATAGATAAATTTATCTATTTTTTTAAGTTTTAAATATTCTCTTGCCCATTCAAAACGGGATGTATATCCGGAATTTGTTAAATGATATAAACCGGTTAATCCTTTTTGTATTGATTTTAAAGTTATATCTACTATGGTTCTTGTAGATGTAGGAACTGAAAATTCATCACAGGCTATTTTTAAATATTCCTGAGACTCTGCCCAATAGTTAAGTTTATATAAAAAGTTTTGTTTTCCTTCTCCATAAACCCAGCTTACCCGAAAAATTATATATCTTTCTAAAATATTTTGAATATTCTTTTCTCCAATATATTTTGATATTGCATATCTACTTAATGGATTTGGAATATCTTCTTCTGTATATAATCCTTCTTTTTTTCCATCAAAAACATAATCTGTGGAATAATGGATTAATAAAGATTTTGTTTCTAAGGAAGCTACTGCAAGATTATATACACCGGCTCCATTAACAGCATAAGCTTTTTCAAACTCTTCTTCTGCTTTATCAACAAGATTATATGCAGCACAATTTATAATAATATCCGGTTTATACTCTTTTATGGTTTTAATAACATTTTCAAAATTAGATATATCAAGCTCTTCTTTTGATAAAGCTAAAAAATCTATATTTTTTTCATTAAATCTTTTTATAAACTCGTTTGCAAGCTGACCTTTTGACCCTGTTAAAAATATTTTCATCTATAAACCTTTTCCCAATAATCTTTTAAATATTTTAATTTTCTTTCTACCCAGCTTATATTTTCAAGATACCATTTAACGGTTTTTTCTATACCTTCTTCAAATTTTATTTTTGCTTTCCATCCTATCTCTTTTTCAATTTTATCTGTATTTAATGAATATCTAAAATCATGCCCCGGTCTATCTTTTACAAAGGTTATTAAGCTTTCTGGTTTTTTTAGAATATTTAAAATTGATTTAACTACATCTATATTTTTTCTTTCTTCTCCACTACCTACATTATATATCTCTCCGATTTTTCCTTTTTGTATTATTTCAAAAACAGCATCTGCACAGTCAGATACAAAAAGCCATTCCCTTATATTTTCTCCTCTACCATAAACTGGTATAGGTTCGTTATTTAATGCTTTTAGGATTACAACCGGAATAAGTTTTTCCGGATATTGCCAATATCCATAATTGTTAGATGGTCTAACTGTTATAACCGGAACTCCATAAGTTCTATAATATGCCCTTCCAAGCATATCTGCTGAAGCCTTTGATACAGAATAAGGTGAATTTGGATTTAAAGGTGTATCTTCATAAAACTGCCCTTCTTCTGTTTCAAGCTCTCCATACACTTCATCTGTTGCAATATTTATAAATTTTTGTATTCCTGTATCTCTTGCTACATCTAATAAGATTTGTGTTCCTTTTATATTTGTTTCAATAAAAGGTGTTGGGTCTAATATACTTCTATCTACATGGCTTTCTGCCGCCCAATGGACTACAATATCCGGTTTTTCTTTTTTAAATATAAATTCTATAAACTCTTTATTTGTTATATCTGCTTTATAAAATTTTATCTTATCTTCAACTTCTTTTAATCTTTCTAAATCTCCTGCATAAGTAAGTTTATCAATAACAACTGTATCAAATCCTTTTTTAACTGCCTGTCTTACAAATTCACTTCCTATAAATCCGGCTCCACCTGTTATAAGTAATTTCAATTTATCCTCCATATACAAAATTTATATCTGCATCTTTTAATAAAGGTAGATTTTTATCTTTTTCTGATAGAATTATATTATCAATTTGAGGCCATTTTATATTTATATCGGGGTCATTCCATATTATACCTGCATCGTGCTGAGGAGAATATTCTCCACCACTTACTTTGTATATAATTTCTGCTTCTTCTGAAAGGGTTAAAAATCCGTGAGCAAATCCTTTTGGTATCCAGAGCATTAATCTATTTTCTTCTGATAATTCAAAAGCTACCCATTTTCCAAATGTTGGGCTATTCTTTCTAATATCAACTGCCACATCAAAAATTTTCCCTTTTATACATCTAACTAACTTTCCCTGAGCAAATGGCTCTTTTTGATAATGAAGACCTCTTAATACTCCTTTAATTGATTTTGAGTGATTATCCTGTATAAAATCTGTATCTATACCGGCTTTTTCAAAATCGGATTTTTTATATGTTTCCATAAAAAAGCCACGGTTATCACCAAATATTTTTGGTTTTATAATTATTACTTCCGGTATTTCTGTCTTTATAAACTCAAAAGGCATTAAGGCTCTCCTATTATTTCTTTTGGTGTTTTTCTTTTTATATCTGTTTTATCAAAATCTTTATCAAAACTTACTAATATAAGATTATATTTTTTAGAAAGATAATATTGATAGGCATCATCAAGGTCTATATTAAAATTTTTGATTATATCAATAACTTTATATAAATCATTAGGTTCTATAGCTAAAATATTAACTCCTGAAGTAGTAATATCATCCAAA
The DNA window shown above is from Venenivibrio stagnispumantis and carries:
- a CDS encoding CTP synthase, translating into MKYIFITGGVLSSLGKGVTSASIGSILEAMGYKITFLKLDPYLNIDPGTMNPYQHGEVYVTEDGAETDLDLGHYERFTNAVLTKYNNTTSGKLYHNLLEKERRGAFLGATVQVIPHFTNEIKKAIEKASEGYDISIVEIGGTVGDIESLPFLEAIRQIGLEKGKSNVVYIHLTYVPYISVAGELKTKPTQHSVKELRAIGIQPDILIGRAEIPLPKSIKKKIALFTNVDEDAVFSAPDLNIIYEIPLYLKKEGLDKVIAKNLNIEYREPDLSKWKKIVNTLSKLEKEVNIAIVGKYVQLKDAYKSIYEALIHAQIPTKTKVNISWINADEINEENVEQLNKFDGILVPGGFGERGVEGKILTAKFARENKIPYFGICLGMQIAVIEFARNVAGLKDANSTEFRIDTPHPVIDIMPEQKEVDKKGGTMRLGAYKCHIKPGTKAYSIYKQEEISERHRHRFELNPKYRPILEEKGLIVSGVYKAKNLAEIIELPDNMHPWFIGCQFHPEFKSKPFAPNPLFVAFIQASLDKKMKNL
- the rfbD gene encoding dTDP-4-dehydrorhamnose reductase encodes the protein MKIFLTGSKGQLANEFIKRFNEKNIDFLALSKEELDISNFENVIKTIKEYKPDIIINCAAYNLVDKAEEEFEKAYAVNGAGVYNLAVASLETKSLLIHYSTDYVFDGKKEGLYTEEDIPNPLSRYAISKYIGEKNIQNILERYIIFRVSWVYGEGKQNFLYKLNYWAESQEYLKIACDEFSVPTSTRTIVDITLKSIQKGLTGLYHLTNSGYTSRFEWAREYLKLKKIDKFIYPAYQQDFNLPAKRPRFSAMSNDKICKELGIQIKEWNEELKELIDTGEI
- the rfbB gene encoding dTDP-glucose 4,6-dehydratase gives rise to the protein MKLLITGGAGFIGSEFVRQAVKKGFDTVVIDKLTYAGDLERLKEVEDKIKFYKADITNKEFIEFIFKKEKPDIVVHWAAESHVDRSILDPTPFIETNIKGTQILLDVARDTGIQKFINIATDEVYGELETEEGQFYEDTPLNPNSPYSVSKASADMLGRAYYRTYGVPVITVRPSNNYGYWQYPEKLIPVVILKALNNEPIPVYGRGENIREWLFVSDCADAVFEIIQKGKIGEIYNVGSGEERKNIDVVKSILNILKKPESLITFVKDRPGHDFRYSLNTDKIEKEIGWKAKIKFEEGIEKTVKWYLENISWVERKLKYLKDYWEKVYR
- the rfbC gene encoding dTDP-4-dehydrorhamnose 3,5-epimerase, whose translation is MPFEFIKTEIPEVIIIKPKIFGDNRGFFMETYKKSDFEKAGIDTDFIQDNHSKSIKGVLRGLHYQKEPFAQGKLVRCIKGKIFDVAVDIRKNSPTFGKWVAFELSEENRLMLWIPKGFAHGFLTLSEEAEIIYKVSGGEYSPQHDAGIIWNDPDINIKWPQIDNIILSEKDKNLPLLKDADINFVYGG
- a CDS encoding type II toxin-antitoxin system VapC family toxin translates to MKYLIDTNIWLEILLEQEKSEEAFDFLSKVDSIYLAMSDFSLHSIILILTKLKEFETANMFLDDITTSGVNILAIEPNDLYKVIDIIKNFNIDLDDAYQYYLSKKYNLILVSFDKDFDKTDIKRKTPKEIIGEP